The proteins below are encoded in one region of Stenotrophomonas bentonitica:
- the sctW gene encoding type III secretion system gatekeeper subunit SctW: MALPAINRPQTAPLPITPRQATAQGDRDDASRDIMAASGKPSRPGMLSTALSMQDDLGALVASLQRRRDGQQTSGSSESQAWIDHVLDDEVYGKVSNLRALLDGMRSPVQLLALLKQFFPDPSDMLAVLRSLLADDELDEVRELLQQAMEQLLAEQAALGQGAALRGGVNVAVKARLAARGSQFSARALRQSYRDFIGNHQDCVGEYAGWIALYGFERRAQVVDFMEQALGADMYSLDPSASHLEFGRLLRQVRNLAVLRSTDQLLVQEATRDRLLARLSTTAEAVVGGLLDVVRGLQDWAGLFAGPLADARVALSAPERARLVQALRRALGGLPDAVWSDDVARERAVQSLEVVVVESMKRERWQASHVAGVNV; this comes from the coding sequence ATGGCACTGCCGGCCATTAATCGACCGCAGACCGCACCGCTGCCGATCACGCCGCGCCAGGCCACCGCGCAGGGCGACCGTGACGACGCATCGCGCGACATCATGGCCGCGTCGGGCAAGCCGTCGCGCCCGGGCATGCTCAGTACGGCGTTGTCCATGCAGGACGACCTCGGCGCACTCGTTGCCTCGCTGCAGCGCCGCCGCGACGGCCAGCAGACCAGCGGCAGCAGCGAATCGCAGGCGTGGATCGACCACGTGCTGGACGACGAGGTGTACGGCAAGGTCAGCAACCTGCGTGCGTTGCTCGACGGCATGCGCAGCCCGGTGCAGTTGCTTGCCCTGCTCAAGCAGTTCTTCCCGGACCCCAGCGACATGCTGGCCGTGCTGCGTTCGCTGCTGGCCGACGATGAACTGGACGAGGTCCGTGAGCTGCTGCAGCAGGCCATGGAGCAGCTGCTGGCCGAACAGGCGGCGCTGGGGCAGGGCGCGGCCCTGCGCGGCGGCGTGAATGTCGCGGTCAAGGCGCGCCTGGCCGCGCGCGGCAGCCAGTTTTCCGCACGTGCGCTGCGCCAGAGCTACCGCGACTTCATCGGCAACCACCAGGACTGCGTGGGCGAGTACGCGGGCTGGATCGCGCTGTACGGCTTCGAGCGCCGCGCCCAGGTGGTCGATTTCATGGAACAGGCGCTCGGCGCGGACATGTATTCGCTCGACCCCAGTGCCTCGCACCTGGAATTCGGCCGCCTGCTGCGCCAGGTGCGCAACCTGGCGGTGCTGCGCTCCACCGACCAGCTGCTGGTCCAGGAAGCCACCCGCGACCGCCTGCTGGCACGGCTGTCCACCACCGCCGAAGCGGTGGTCGGCGGCCTGCTCGACGTGGTGCGCGGCCTGCAGGACTGGGCTGGACTGTTTGCCGGGCCGCTGGCCGATGCGCGCGTGGCGCTGTCGGCGCCGGAGCGCGCGCGCCTGGTGCAGGCATTGCGACGCGCATTGGGCGGCCTGCCCGACGCGGTGTGGAGCGATGACGTGGCGCGCGAGCGCGCGGTGCAGTCCCTGGAGGTCGTGGTGGTGGAAAGCATGAAGCGCGAACGCTGGCAGGCCAGCCATGTCGCAGGGGTGAACGTATGA